A section of the Streptococcus oriscaviae genome encodes:
- the rpoE gene encoding DNA-directed RNA polymerase subunit delta codes for MELNVFAGQEKSELSMIEVARAILEERGRDNEMYFNDLVNEIQNYLEKSNSEIRAALPTFYSDLNVDGSFIPLGENKWGLRSWYAIDEIDEEVITLEEEDEDAPKRKKKRVNAFMDGDEDAIDYGHDDPEDEDGYGASSSSSDYDDENPDDEKDEVESYDSEINEIIPDDDLVDEDVDLSEEDDDFSDDEVLEEE; via the coding sequence TTGGAATTAAACGTATTTGCAGGACAAGAAAAAAGCGAATTATCCATGATTGAGGTGGCGCGTGCTATCTTGGAAGAACGTGGACGTGACAATGAGATGTATTTCAATGACTTGGTTAATGAAATTCAAAACTACCTTGAAAAATCAAATAGCGAAATCCGTGCGGCCTTGCCAACCTTCTACTCTGACTTGAATGTGGATGGCAGCTTTATTCCGCTAGGGGAAAACAAGTGGGGCCTTCGTTCTTGGTACGCTATTGATGAGATTGACGAAGAAGTCATCACTCTTGAAGAAGAGGATGAGGATGCACCAAAACGCAAGAAGAAACGTGTCAACGCCTTTATGGATGGTGATGAAGATGCTATTGACTATGGCCATGACGATCCAGAAGATGAAGATGGATACGGTGCTTCTAGCTCATCTTCAGATTACGATGATGAAAATCCAGACGATGAAAAAGACGAGGTGGAATCCTACGATTCAGAAATCAACGAAATCATTCCAGACGATGATTTGGTGGACGAAGACGTTGATTTGAGTGAAGAAGATGACGATTTTTCAGACGACGAAGTCTTGGAGGAAGAATAA